From one Dama dama isolate Ldn47 chromosome 4, ASM3311817v1, whole genome shotgun sequence genomic stretch:
- the CTRL gene encoding LOW QUALITY PROTEIN: chymotrypsin-like protease CTRL-1 (The sequence of the model RefSeq protein was modified relative to this genomic sequence to represent the inferred CDS: deleted 1 base in 1 codon; substituted 2 bases at 2 genomic stop codons) codes for MLLLRLTLSLVLLGSSWGCSVPAIKPALHFSQRTVNGKNAVPGSWPWEVSRQDSKGFCFCSGSLIGQSWVVTAAHCNAVGVPGCHFVILGEYDRASGAQPLQVLXVCRLWGHPSWNPTTTNNDLTLLTLASPAQYTMCISPVCLASSNEALPEGLTWPAGCLSGVGSVTRAHLRGLVLPLVTVRWCQQYWGSCITSSMICAGASLCQVSAGPLSCSLHFPVVSPLPMQTSPLSFRQGDSGGLLVCQKGNTWVLTDTVSWSTSGCSVPTPATCTQVSRFSTXVNQVRAYN; via the exons ATGTTGCTGCTCAGACTGACCCTTAGCCTGGTCCTCCTTGGCTCCTCCTGGG GCTGCAGCGTTCCTGCCATTAAACCAGCACTGCATTTCAGCCAGAGGACGGTCAATGGGAAGAATGCAGTGCCGGGCTCCTGGCCCTGGGAGGTGTCCCGGCAG GACAGCAAAGGCTTCTGCTTCTGCAGTGGGTCCCTCATCGGCCAGTCCTGGGTGGTCACGGCTGCCCACTGCAATGCTGTGGGTGT CCCTGGCTGCCACTTTGTCATCCTGGGTGAGTACGACCGAGCATCCGGGGCTCAGCCTTTGCAAGTCT TGTAGGTGTGTAGGCTGTGGGG GCACCCTTCCTGGAATCCCACCACCACGAACAATGATCTCACATTACTGACACTCGCCTCCCCAGCCCAGTACACAATGTGCATCTCACCAGTTTGCCTGGCTTCCTCAAATGAGGCACTGCCTGAAGGCCTCACATGGCCGGCTGGGTGCCTCAGTGGTGTGG GCAGTGTGACTCGGGCACACCTGCGG GGGCTGGTTCTGCCCCTGGTCACCGTGAGATGGTGCCAGCAGTACTGGGGCTCATGCATCACCAGCTCCATGATCTGTGCAGGGGCCTCCTTGTGCCAGGTGAGCGCTGGGCCCCTGTCCTGTTCTCTGCACTTCCCTGTGGTATCCCCACTCCCCATGCAGacttctcccctctccttccgCCAGGGTGATTCTGGAGGCCTGCTTGTCTGCCAGAAGGGGAACACATGGGTGCTCACTGATACTGTCTCCTGGAGCACCAGTGGCTGCAGTGTGCCCACGCCTGCCACGTGCACTCAGGTCAGCAGGTTCAGTACCTGAGTCAATCAGGTCAGAGCCTACAACTGA